Below is a window of Ahaetulla prasina isolate Xishuangbanna chromosome 1, ASM2864084v1, whole genome shotgun sequence DNA.
caaccttttcttgtttgaggcacaaccttttcttgtttgaggcacccttggaaagcctttcaaaagttcccggcacccttataaggaaatagatatttaaaatctccgtagctcaaaagttcccggcaccctcaaaagatctcacggcaccccttagtgccgcggcacactggttgggaaccactgcactaaaatctccattccctcccgactcaggagggactcagaaggcagagaatagatgggggcagggccagtcataatttttactaccagttctccgaactactcaaaatttcctttactggttgtccagaactggtcagaacctgctgaaacccacctctgagtataTGAGCTCAAAACAATCTGTGAACATAACCAGAATATTTaacagcaacaggaagaactatCCTATATGTGTGCCCTACCATATGTGCCCTACCATTTAACTCATAGGCTACTTGTTGAGTTTGTGCAATACATAACACAATATTCAGCGTAGCTGAATAGCTATGCTAACACTAGCTAGCTATTGTCAGACAGCATAGCTAGCTAGCTTAAATCGCTGTCCATATAAGCAACTCCTTTGGGCAGGTCACTGTTTCCCCATCTATTAACTACAAGGGAAGGCAGTATGAAAAGGAAATTGATCACTGCTTAGATTTTCAGTTTTGTGAGAATTTCCATTTTACATTGCTTGCATCCGGTCACCTCCAAGTAAAAGTTGGAGGAGATGGCTTGTTAAGGGTCCCTTCTTTGagagatcatcatcatcaaggaCTCCATAACTGAGCTTTCTAAATCACCACCTCCTATATTTTAGAACAGGCTGCTCCCTAGTATCTGAATATCTCCAGCCACGAAGAAATTTGCTCAGGAAAGAATTTGGAGACACTGTAGATTAATGGATCTATTAGATGGCACATCTAGAAATCCTATTGTTACTTTAGCGTCATTGTTGTTTGATGTAAATTGTTCAGAATCATTTGAAATAGAGTAGCACACTGGCCATAgcaactaataaataaaattgaagtgtaactaaaaatgcttttaaaaagctcttatGTTTATTGGCTTGTGGACAATGGCATCAGCCATTTTGAATGTGCTACTGCAACTTCAACGTAAGTAGCTGAATTAAAATAGTCTTCACTGAAGTTGGTGCTTTCCAGATATACAGTATTTGATTTCCACTCCCATAACCCCCAGCCAACATAGCCTGCTGGCTGGTGATTGTTAACAGAAAGTAGTCTTTATCTAAACTGTTTGAGTGAACTGAAGCAATCATCTCCtgcccaataaacatgttctttcccACTGACCTACAGTATCTTTAATCAAACTTCATTGATTAAAAGTTAAGGTAGTAAATCACCCATTGTTTTTATAGGGCATGTGACGCATCTCCAGAGACTGCAAAATGGACTTAAGCAATAACTGGCGTTATAAAAACTATAATGAGTAATTCCTTGCCAAATGTGGACTACTCTAATTCTTTTCTGTGGGCAGGAtttattaaaagtaaaataatgtttaaactGTATCAACGAAGCCACAGAATAAATCTCCAAATTTATCTCCAAATAAAGCACATTGCAGTGTCAATGACTACCTGCCTTATAGAACTGTCCACATCCTATTTTAATGAGCTTTAAAAGAGAAGTAGTCCAATGTGGTTGGAGAATAGATCtagcaaaaacaaaaattaaggaaaaaatatACACGTACATATAAAAAGAtaaatccaaactttttaaaaaaaaatggaaatagtcTTCCAGTGCAATTTGCCAACTTGTGCCTATGCCAAGTGTTTGCTTGACATTCTGAAATCTTTACAATTTGGTTAACTTCCCATTTCCCATTGCTGGACAAATGTTTATAGTGATGTGCAAAATCATTGCTTTTAAAAGCTAACTCTAAACTTGGCGATATCAAAGCACTATGCTTGGAATCTACATCACAGCTTCAGAAAATGGCAAGCACTTCTCCATTTCTTTCAGTATCCAAGAAACTATTTGTGCCAATGGCCAATGAAGAGAGCAACTGAAGAAAGCAGGCATTTTCCCAGAATGCTTAAGAAAGCTTGGCATAATTCCCCTTCCCTGATTTATCGGTATAAATACCATgctcaattaaataaaaatctaCAGTGCTATAAATTAGACAGTACTCAAATGGGCTTGCTATAATTTAAAAGCTGCAGGACGACATCCATAATGTAAAACATTTAGTCTTCTCTGTTTAAGGTGAACAGGGTAGTCTTTTGGAAGACAAGTCAAAAGATCTCCTTGGAGCCAATCCAAGTGGGATTAAACCGTGCACCCCAACTGGGATACAATTTTCATCTTCGCCTTGAAAATCCCATTCTTGTCCTTATGCATAAAACCTATGATTTTATTTGATTCACTCTTGCCTCTGTCTCTACAACTGTTTGGTTTTTTGTACCTCAGTAAGAAGGAAATCCAGATTTTTCTATTCCACAACTGCCTGGGCATGAACCCACCACACAATGGCAAAGGAATGTAATTTAGAATTAGCACAAACTTCTAAAATGGTTTTCCTTGGGGATTTTTTTCATGTAGAACAGTAATGACGCACCGATACCATTTCTGTTGATTGTTTTGCCATTTTGTTACAGAACAAAGGAACATTTACATAGCTAAACTTTCAAACTCAGGGGAGAGGGTGTTGGATACATTTTAAAGCAATTGTTTTATCTCAAAACTTTTTACATAGTAGTGAAAGTTTACTCACAGATAGAAAAAATATGCATACCGCGTATACTTGCATATAAGCCCACCCGTGGATAAGCCAACTCTCAAAATTTTTAATcaaaaataccatgaaaaatgcaCCACCCGCAGATAAGCCAACCcacatttttcatggtattttggttATAAATTTGAGGCTCTGCTTAGCTGCAGATGGAGTTATATGCAAGCATATATGGGATACAGGGGTTCTTTAAAAGACTAGAGGGAAAATCTAAAGTACTGTATATACTGGTCGATAAGCCTATCCATGGTAAGCCACAACCCATATTTGGGGTGCATTTTGGCACCTAACATTCTCAGGTCATTTGTGAGTATATGCAGTAATTAATTTCATGGAAAAAATAGTGTTGTTCCAGGTATATGTAGTCAATTATACACATTACATAATATTCTGAAAATTAAATTAGATGCTGCATTGATGTAAAATGAATTCTGGGTGAAAGATCCTAGTTCTCGTTTCTAACAAAACCAGCTATGCCAATCTCCAAATTTCTTATAACTGAAGCAATGGAATTAACCATACAGCTGTTGTCTGatgttgtattctattctattgtattgcattatattattgtattgtattgtattgtatccatTCTAATTATATTCTTTCCCATTCATCATCCATTTTAAGAGAGGCAAGatacaaaaaaataatttctgcaGCATTTGCCTCTTTTGGTTTTGTACTATGCCATGAtgtcattttctttttaacatcTTCATAGCATATCTTGAGTCTGTGACAACTTCCCACAACATCTAAGCATTGTGATACGACATGACTGTTGCGGTTCTGCCCATCAGGCACAGAAATCCTATCAGCAAAAAAACAACCTTGGCTACTGTCACCCAGACTACATTCCAGATGCTTCTTGAAGACATGTTCACTACTCTGtggggagtttttttttaaagaagcatacAGATATGCGCAAGCACTAAGCTCTGAGGAAAAGGAACAGCCAGAACTGGACAATGGGATAAGACAGGCCAATTGACAAATGTTGAAAAATCAAAGTATTTCTTTCCATCTAGAACACAAATTAGAAGGCTTTAGTGCACTTTCTGACaatcatgtgtttttttttcatgaatgGAAAACAGAAAATGATCTAACAGGAACCTGGTAAGATTATTTATTCCAGAAGCAAGATGAAAACAGGACAGTGGTAAAGACCAATTTAGTTATGACAGTTTGTTTGTCCAAGCAACCTCCACGCTCAATTTTCACTCAAAAGCCACTCTCTTATGTTGCTGATAAAACCAAGTCCTTGTAAATACTTGGTTTTCTTCTTCTGCATGCTCAGCTGAAGTGGCGACCAAGACGAGCGGATCTGTAGTCAAAGCGGAGCTGTACAAAGGAATGGAGAATATTCTTCTCTAGAATAGCCAGCTGCTCTCCTGAGCAGACCTGCTTCAAGTTATCTGGGGCTACAACCAGGAGGTTGCAAAGGGAATGTAGCGTGTCAAAAAGCTGCAATACCAACACAACCTGTGACAatcaggaaaagcaaagcaaaattttAGTATAAACATCAAGGGGTACTTTTCAGAAAGTCAGCTTAGACATGATTAACAATTATTAACGTATTTCTTAATGCAATGCTTTTTGTCATCTTGTTCAGGGATACAACAAATCTGAGAGATCGGTCATTAAACTGTGCTCATTTTATAAACATAAGACCACAGCATCAGCCAGTTCAATATACATCAGCCACATCTCAGATTACATCTGCAATAATAGCCAATACTTACCTTGAACTCTTTAGCACATTTTCTGTATTCAGCCACATCACAGATTGCCAACATGCCACCCATGCAGCTGTAGGAATATTGTTGTAGATGCTCATAAATAAGGCGATGGAAACGAACACCAAACTCCATCAGAACACTGTCCACATTCTTGCCATCCATAGAATTCCTGATCTTTTCCAGTTGCTTTCTAACATAGGCACAGACTTTGGCACAGGCCTGTCACATAAACAAGGATGTCAAGGAGAAAAGATTCATCTTGATAGGAAAGCTACAAAATGAGTGAGAGGAGACACCCTGGGCTACTCCTAAGATATCAACTTTCGTTCAAGGAAAGTAACTAGTATGTCACTTTCAGatgatttttttccagagcaTGAAATTCTCTCCACCTCTTATGTGTTAAAAGATTTTAAGCCTTTGCAATGGATAGCAGCTTGTTTATGTAGAAAAACCTTGGTAATCCAGTTACTACCTGAAATAACTACATTGCAGTCTATTTTGGACATCCATAACTGAAATTGTATTAATTTTCCAGTCACATTGTTGAAAAGATCTATGTTGCCTTGAATATCTTACCCATTATATAGTTTATTATTTACAAATCACTCTGCTCCTCTCTAACCTACACGGAGTTTTACTAAAAGTGAatctattaataaaattaatgtgAGAAAATAATCACACACATCCACCAACCTATAACCTTCAAACAATTAAAGTATAATTGGCTAATGTCGGAATCATTCTACATTTACTCCGTGGAATAGACAAAGGAGATTTGAattccaataaaaaataaattgttatTAAAATAGCCTCCTTTATTGTTCCTTCAATTCAGTTGCTGACTCCTGGAAACTATGAAGACTAGTTCCTAcgtttttcttggcaaggttttttggaagtggtttgcctccttcttcttagggttgagaaagaatgactggtccaaggtcacctgtTGGGCTTCATGACAaaggctggactagaattcatggtctcccaatttctagcccgatgccttaaacactacatcaaactggctctcttaatTTAGGCATAATTCATTTAAAGTATCTTGTATCAAATATGAGAACCAATAGTATGGCAGGTGCTGGACAAGGAGCAAGGAGACCTAGGCTTTAGTCTTCACTGAGGCAGGCAAATTACCAGGTGACCTTAGGCCAATAATCCCCTATCAGCCCCAGGCTCTGCAATAAGCCAGCTGATAAACAAAATCATTTGTTGGCTGATTTGCTGTAAGAATTAGGTAAGTATAGTGGAAAAACAAGCAGGTCTTGCAACTATGCAGGGAAATGCTAAGAAAAACAATTCTATAACTAAAATACAATACAAGATTGTACATGAATTTAATAGATTTTGGATCTGATGACAGCAACACAGAGTTCTAACTCTCATTTATGCTTTAAGGGATGTGAACATTTTCACTCTTGCTTTCTGTATATGCCCTATTAGAGCTGAAATGTAGAATGCATTATTCTACAGAATGGGTAGATTGACTGCTGGTGGTAAATAAGTGCTAAATCATGATGGCAAATACTGAGGCTCGATATATAGAGGATATAAACTTCTTGCAGaaaatctaaattatttaaagaaatacAATTGGTCTAAGAATATTTCTATATTAACACTGAACATACTGTATAAGGAAATACTAATATTCCCCAGCTTAAATCACAAGAAAAAACTGCATTCCTAGATAAGTcgaagaaaattttactattaagcAAGGCAATACAATGTAACCCAGGCACATTTAACTCTAGAAAAGAATACCAGCAGCAACCCAATTACTTGCTGTGCCACTTGTCACTTACTCAACTATATATAGTTACTCACATTAGTGTACTGAATCAGAACATTGTTCTCATCTTCTGGTTTGAAATCAGTCTTCTTTTGTTCGGCTGCTAAGATGTGCTTCATCTGTCCAATCATGCAATTTAGTGTCCTTCAAAATCAAAATACTAGGTTGTAAGATTTAGAAAGagcattttaaattttacaaaGTTCCAATGATCCAAAGATCTTCATAAGTTGCAATGTGCACAAGCGTTTTCTCTTTTCATGAAATTGCAGAAATGAAGCAGTTCTAGACTgccaaattattattttcattatttaatatttaatatagtcCTTGTGGTGAATTCTTAAAACTATAATATTTAATCCTTTGTTTAGTACATTAATACAATAATGGACAAAATGAAAGATAAACTAAAATATGAAATCTTCACTTGCCTATCTATGCCCATATCCAATTTCACCTCCATTTGTTCTGTGAtatcttttttcttctgaagacatTCAGAAAGCTTAGGAGAAGAGCTGGGATAAattaaagaatagacagttaaccATCTATTATAATGCACGCATCAACTGCAAACAACTTGGACACTCCAAGCACTTAACTTGTGCAAGGATTTTCTAGTTCATCtcacttttatttttccttctcagAAAATAAGCTTTCATGTCAAAATTATATACAGAATAATCCAACTGATGTGAAAGGAATACTTGGGAATACAAACAAATACAAGATGTGGACAAATACAGAAAAGTATTATACATTTTCAGAAtctattagatcaggggtgtcaaagtcacggcatcacattgtcatcatgtgacgcatcacaactttttctcccttcgctaaaatgggggcgggggtggccagcacatgacacatccagcctgcgagccacgagtttgacaaccctgtgcTAGATCATATCAGAGGCCTGTTTAGGTTCAACTTTCTGTTTCTCAAACTAGCCAACTTTAGCAAAGTGCACAAGCATGCCCATGGTTAAACCAGCActagctttattatttatttaaaaaatctaaacacTGGTATGAAGTGAAGAGAGGCAGGCTTCCAAAAGGAAGGCTAATCTATTGCAAGGGAAGCCATTAATACAGAATGACTAGACTGAGGCTATTTAAACAAAGTCTGTGCACTTTTAATATGGCTTTATTCAGGAAGATTTTGAGAGAAGGAATATTTATGAGTCAGAACCAAAATTCCACGTGGTTTTTGGCATGAGGATAAAATAAATGACCTACCTCACCAACGGCATCAGATGGTCATTGAACTGCTTATCAAAAAGATGAAAAATTGTATTAGCCTGATTTACAATATCCAGGAAATAAAGATTTGCATTCTTGGCATCTGGAGACGGAATacctaaaaatgaaatgaaatgtcaaCACATTAACATTTCACTGGgactaagaaaaaaaatccaattaacaATCTATCAGGAATCATGAGTAATAATTATACAACTAGTCTTAGGACAAATTTATCAAGCATATTAAGAATGATGATTTGTTTTGTAAAGGTTATCTGTAAGGGCTGTGCATGTtttgaaaatgattcagaaaaAGGTGCTTTCATGTAAGCCCAAAGAACATTGTGATTGTTTTCAACAATTGATTCTCTCAAGTTAATGCAACTCTTAAAGCAGCCACGTCTTTTTTTCAGAATCATATGGAAACCTAAAGAAAGGTAGGTTCAATGAGGTACAGAGGTTCTGAGGTATGTCTTCGGAATCATTTTAAAGCTTTCTAACTATGCTTTAGATGAATATTTTAAAGCAGGGCTCTCTaacttttggcaactttaagcctggaggacttcaactcccagaattctgggaattgaggtcctccaggcttaaatttgccaacgttggagacccctctttTAAAGCATGCACAGACCtaatatttaaacaaattgtCTATTTAGAATCAATAAAAGGtggaaataaaatgtattattgaattaaatgttcttttaaaacattttaaaatatatagttttATATTTCACTGTTGCTATTGATTTATAAATTTACTTCAATCAATCATCCTATTTATCAGCTAATTTATCCTGCAATGTAAAACAGAAATAGACTTACCAGCCAGCCCAGTTTCCACAGCATAATCAATATGCTCAATACACAAGAAATCCACTAGCAAAGAGAAAATCCTGAAAGCATTCTTTGACAAATCAGAAGGATCCgaaagctttaaaaatgaaaaacatcAACTTCATCCTCTTTCTAGCACGAAATCATTTGCAAGCATATTTATAGGACTACTTTCAAACAAGCGTAATTGTGGAAAAATAGGACAACATTCACATATCACAAATCATTTCCAGCTCTTGTGTTAGCTATATTCCAACTTGTAGACAAGTTGTAGATATATCTAATGAGCCTTAAATACTGCTCTTCTTATGCCTCTTTTCTTGTTCTGGACAATCTGTTGCACTTTTATAAAGCAATATTTCTTGTTCCTCTCTTACTCATTTGTTTTTCACAACAAATGTGAAATACGAATttcaaaatttgaaatatgttaaaagaatttaaaacgtTGGAGTGCCTAAATTCCAGGATGGCCTTTGGGATCCAGATTCAATCTACACAAAATGGAGAGCACACGGATATTGTGGGGACTTTAACAATAAGCAATTTCCTGCAATGTTATTCAGGCCCCTCAATTTTCCTAAAAGCTGTGCTATATTATTAATTCATGAAATTATCtattactttttctattttaaataacaTAAAGACAGCATAAAAACaagataataaaattattttagaagCTGAATTACAATTAACCAATAAGTTTATATTGTTTACATAAGTATTCTAATATGCAATAGCTAGAAAGCTCTATATTATGCATATACACACCCTATGACACCTTTCGAAAGCTTGCTTGGTTTCTTGTAATAAATTCACCACAACATCCTGGGACAAGAAAGTTTCACCATGGGTATCAATGCTTGGGCCTAAAGGCAGGTTGGTTCGCTGTCGTATTCTCTCTTTGAGGTCTTGAATGCTACAAAAGAAATGCCCCAGATAGATTATTAACGTATTAAATGTAACAAATGTAACAAACAAATACCCTTctactgggggtggggaggcttcatttttataaaatgacaTTATTCGACATAtacctccttttaaaaaaacagccatTTTTTTCTGTGATGCATCAAAATCCACAACACTGAACAAGAGCACCCTCTATGGCTGGAGACATACAGTCGTTCAGAAGAAAATTCAGGATGTTACGGCAGAATCAAAGATATTCATGAATAGATAAATGCTAAAACCAGgcaacttcttaaaaaaaaaattatgggagCACATACGATGCATTTCAATCGCTAAAGCAGCTGTTAACTTTTTCCAGGCTCACATAGCTATTTCAGAAGCTGATCCTGATTGTGCAGGTTCGGTAAAAGAAACAATTATAATAGAGATTCTTTGTATGCATTCTGTTAAATCACCACCTTTTCTATGACAACAAAGCATTGTGGGAATGTGGAAATTCATTTCCTCTAACATATCAATTGCTGGACAAAATCTGTACCTGCATTAAATAGTTTGTATTTTAAAAGGCTGTATAGCATGGATGAATTATAGTAGCTAATTTGCCAATGTATTAAGGATTTGATTTATTTCCTGTTGCCCCTTCTAAGGATTTTTAGAACAGGCAAAACAGAAATCTCCAAAGAGATTACACTCCCCTGTTGAGACATTTATGGTCATAGCACAGCTCATTGCAGATTTTCATGATTTTGTAGCTtacttcttcaaatatttttttaaaaaagatggaaaaagttCACTGAATTTTTGAACCACAGATGTCAATGTCTAAGGTATCTTAGAAGATATACCCTTGTTAAAGAATCTTTTGTATTATAAGACAAAATCATATCAGCAATCCAACCTTTACAAAATTGGAAGGCTTTGGATAGAGTATCTATCAAAACATGGCAAGCAACAGAAGCAGAATCAATAAAACCTCTAACCAAACTATGCCAAGAAATCTGGAAAATGACGCAGGGGCCAACAGCCTGGAAGAGGTCAGTCTTTATAACTATAAGAGTGAAGATCTAACTAATATCCTTAATTTACATCCTAGTGAAATAATGCTTAAGATCATCCAACACAGATTAGAATCCTACATGGAAAAGGAAATGCCTGATGATACACAATCAATCAGTAACTGTCATGTTACAATCAAACTATTGTTAACATAAGCATTACACACATATTTTAAACAAGGTATACATACGTAAAGAAGTTTATACATGCTGCAAATTTTACAAGTATGTAAGACAGCAATAATAAGATTAAAAAGTAGTACTTACCCTCCACCTCCAATAGTTCTCTTCTGGTGGTTTTTGGAATCATAATAGCGCTGCAGAATCATGGAGCTCCTACTTCTCAAATAACCAATTTCCACCTCTATGTAATTCTCCAAGTAAGAAACAAAGATGGATTTGATAAGCTTAGACAGGAAAGTCTGCTTATCAGTGCCCAAGTTAAACTCCATCAATTTGCTTGAAAGATTAGTAGTCCTTTATGTTAAGGCCAGGAGCAAGAGAAGAAAACAATGTAGTTGCAGGAGGTAAAATACAGGTGTAACATCTATAAACGTTCACCTCTTAGGGGGCACAGTAAGGAGTCAGAATGCATCTAGCCCTATTATGGAAGTAGGCAGACCTCAAGCCTATTTCATCTAGAACCCCAAGATCCAACAGCTGGAGCTTAGAGCAAAAGACAAACACTTAAAATTAAAGAATTCTCAGCccaggaatttgttttgattatGAGAAATGAACACAGTTAATAGTCCTTTCACACAAAAAAAGCTTACTATGAAGTAATTGAGGGTGGGAGCGGGGGTGTCATTTTGTTACAGCTATTGTTAAAACAACTGGAAGTCAGAAATCCTTGCTGACCTACTGGAAATCACCCAGAGATCTACCAGTAAGCAAACATGGACCTTAACAGTTAACTGAATTAGAGATTACTAGAAAATCTCCTAGTAAGAACAAGAGATCCTTAATCAATCTTTTTTACATTCCCTTACGAAATGCCAAAACC
It encodes the following:
- the EXOC5 gene encoding exocyst complex component 5 isoform X2, which gives rise to MSEEDHQDSDNQREEPFVADEYIERLAWRTPGGGSRGGMEAFDPKRLQEEFVNHINELKLLDERIQRRVEKLEQQVQREAKEFAKKVQELQKSNQVAFQHFQELDEHVSYVATKVCHLGDLLEGVNTPRQRLVEAHKLMKYFNEFLDGELKSDVFTNPEKIEEAADIIQKLHLIAQELPFERFSDVKSKIASKYHDLECQLIQEFTNAQRRGQIYRMREVTAVLLHFKGYSHCVDVYIKQCQEGAYLRNDIFEDTAILCQTVNKQVGDIFSSPETVMAKLIQNIFEIRLQGYIKDQLEERKKSDAEQYLQSLYDLYTRTTNLSSKLMEFNLGTDKQTFLSKLIKSIFVSYLENYIEVEIGYLRSRSSMILQRYYDSKNHQKRTIGGGGIQDLKERIRQRTNLPLGPSIDTHGETFLSQDVVVNLLQETKQAFERCHRLSDPSDLSKNAFRIFSLLVDFLCIEHIDYAVETGLAGIPSPDAKNANLYFLDIVNQANTIFHLFDKQFNDHLMPLVSSSPKLSECLQKKKDITEQMEVKLDMGIDRTLNCMIGQMKHILAAEQKKTDFKPEDENNVLIQYTNACAKVCAYVRKQLEKIRNSMDGKNVDSVLMEFGVRFHRLIYEHLQQYSYSCMGGMLAICDVAEYRKCAKEFKVVLVLQLFDTLHSLCNLLVVAPDNLKQVCSGEQLAILEKNILHSFVQLRFDYRSARLGRHFS
- the EXOC5 gene encoding exocyst complex component 5 isoform X1; the encoded protein is MEEAWAGRRVAGLRGRVRDRDSDGSALAAVTPELFEEPFVADEYIERLAWRTPGGGSRGGMEAFDPKRLQEEFVNHINELKLLDERIQRRVEKLEQQVQREAKEFAKKVQELQKSNQVAFQHFQELDEHVSYVATKVCHLGDLLEGVNTPRQRLVEAHKLMKYFNEFLDGELKSDVFTNPEKIEEAADIIQKLHLIAQELPFERFSDVKSKIASKYHDLECQLIQEFTNAQRRGQIYRMREVTAVLLHFKGYSHCVDVYIKQCQEGAYLRNDIFEDTAILCQTVNKQVGDIFSSPETVMAKLIQNIFEIRLQGYIKDQLEERKKSDAEQYLQSLYDLYTRTTNLSSKLMEFNLGTDKQTFLSKLIKSIFVSYLENYIEVEIGYLRSRSSMILQRYYDSKNHQKRTIGGGGIQDLKERIRQRTNLPLGPSIDTHGETFLSQDVVVNLLQETKQAFERCHRLSDPSDLSKNAFRIFSLLVDFLCIEHIDYAVETGLAGIPSPDAKNANLYFLDIVNQANTIFHLFDKQFNDHLMPLVSSSPKLSECLQKKKDITEQMEVKLDMGIDRTLNCMIGQMKHILAAEQKKTDFKPEDENNVLIQYTNACAKVCAYVRKQLEKIRNSMDGKNVDSVLMEFGVRFHRLIYEHLQQYSYSCMGGMLAICDVAEYRKCAKEFKVVLVLQLFDTLHSLCNLLVVAPDNLKQVCSGEQLAILEKNILHSFVQLRFDYRSARLGRHFS